In Streptomyces qaidamensis, one DNA window encodes the following:
- a CDS encoding anti-sigma factor family protein: MTSTTDMAGHPDVAEISDLTEGLLPPARTTDLRRHLDECELCADVYASLEEIRGLLGTLPGPPRMPADVAGRIDAALAAEALLNASGPDSEESPEPESVAGSGAARAPARDDSGVDVSRETSTPADRPADRPAGRPRSSTTGPGRKDRTRTGRRRIAVLGTVFTVAALGLGSVLLSSLGDNKPPHDTAGERQTTAADTFSEGKLQKQVTDLLSENKTKGGGSRTPFGAATAPGTDQPRVFKEAVIPGCVRDGIGRHDAALATEDGTYQGKKAMLVLLPDDADTTRVTAYIVDATCVDHEAPTAAGKVLLKRTYPAA, encoded by the coding sequence GTGACGTCGACGACAGACATGGCCGGGCACCCGGACGTCGCGGAGATCTCCGACCTCACCGAGGGACTCCTCCCACCGGCCCGGACCACCGACCTGCGCCGTCATCTGGACGAGTGCGAGCTCTGCGCGGATGTGTACGCCTCCCTGGAGGAGATCCGCGGGCTGCTCGGCACGCTACCGGGACCGCCGCGGATGCCCGCCGATGTCGCGGGCCGCATCGATGCCGCTCTCGCCGCCGAGGCTCTGCTGAACGCCAGTGGACCGGACTCCGAGGAGAGCCCGGAGCCGGAGAGTGTTGCCGGTTCCGGCGCTGCCCGTGCCCCGGCCAGGGACGACAGCGGTGTCGATGTTTCACGTGAAACATCGACACCCGCCGACCGTCCTGCCGATCGACCCGCTGGCCGTCCCCGATCCTCGACCACCGGTCCTGGCCGCAAGGACCGCACGCGCACCGGGCGCCGCAGGATTGCCGTCCTGGGGACCGTTTTCACGGTGGCCGCCCTGGGGCTGGGCTCCGTCCTGCTGTCATCGCTCGGGGACAACAAGCCTCCTCATGACACGGCAGGGGAACGGCAGACCACTGCCGCGGACACCTTCTCCGAAGGAAAGCTGCAGAAGCAGGTCACCGATCTCCTGTCCGAGAACAAGACCAAGGGCGGCGGCTCCCGCACCCCCTTCGGCGCAGCCACAGCCCCTGGCACCGACCAGCCCAGGGTTTTCAAGGAAGCCGTGATTCCCGGCTGCGTCCGCGACGGCATCGGACGCCACGACGCGGCCCTGGCCACCGAGGACGGCACCTATCAAGGGAAGAAGGCCATGCTCGTGCTGCTTCCCGACGACGCCGACACCACTCGGGTCACGGCCTACATCGTTGACGCGACCTGTGTGGATCACGAGGCACCCACGGCCGCCGGCAAGGTACTCCTGAAGCGCACCTACCCGGCTGCCTGA
- the trxB gene encoding thioredoxin-disulfide reductase: protein MSDVRNVIIIGSGPAGYTAALYTARASLKPLVFEGAVTAGGALMNTTDVENFPGFRDGIMGPDLMDNMRAQAERFGAELVPDDIVAVDLSGEVKTVTDTAGTVHQAKAVIVTTGSQHRKLGLPNEDALSGRGVSWCATCDGFFFKDQDIAVIGGGDTAMEEATFLSRFAKSVTVVHRRGTLRASKAMQERAFADPKINFVWDSEVAEIQGDPKLSGLKLRNLKTGEISDLPVTGLFIAIGHDPRTELFKGQLDLDEEGYLKVEAPSTRTNLTGVFGAGDVVDHTYRQAITAAGTGCSAALDAERYLAALADEEQPEPEKTSV from the coding sequence GTGAGCGACGTCCGTAACGTGATCATCATCGGCTCCGGGCCCGCCGGCTACACGGCGGCGCTCTACACCGCGCGCGCGTCGCTGAAGCCGCTGGTGTTCGAGGGCGCCGTCACCGCAGGTGGCGCACTCATGAACACCACGGACGTCGAGAACTTCCCGGGCTTCCGGGACGGCATCATGGGCCCTGACCTCATGGACAACATGCGCGCCCAGGCGGAGCGCTTCGGAGCCGAACTCGTCCCGGACGACATCGTGGCCGTCGATCTGAGCGGTGAGGTCAAGACCGTCACGGACACCGCCGGCACCGTTCACCAGGCCAAGGCCGTCATCGTCACCACCGGCTCGCAACACCGCAAGCTGGGCCTGCCGAACGAGGACGCTCTCTCCGGCCGTGGCGTGTCGTGGTGCGCCACCTGTGACGGGTTCTTCTTCAAGGACCAGGACATCGCCGTGATCGGTGGTGGCGACACCGCGATGGAGGAGGCCACCTTCCTCTCGCGGTTCGCCAAGTCCGTGACCGTCGTCCACCGCCGCGGCACCCTGCGCGCATCCAAGGCCATGCAGGAGCGCGCCTTCGCCGATCCGAAGATCAACTTCGTGTGGGACAGCGAGGTCGCCGAGATCCAGGGCGACCCGAAGCTCTCGGGCCTGAAGCTGCGCAACCTCAAGACCGGTGAAATCTCGGACCTGCCGGTGACCGGGCTGTTCATCGCCATCGGCCACGACCCGCGCACCGAGCTCTTCAAGGGCCAGCTCGACCTGGACGAAGAGGGCTACCTGAAGGTGGAAGCGCCGTCGACGCGCACGAACCTGACCGGCGTCTTCGGTGCCGGCGACGTGGTCGACCACACCTACCGTCAGGCGATCACCGCGGCCGGGACCGGCTGCTCCGCAGCTCTCGACGCCGAGCGCTATCTCGCCGCCCTGGCGGACGAGGAGCAGCCCGAGCCCGAGAAGACCTCTGTCTGA
- the trxA gene encoding thioredoxin, which yields MAGTLKNVTDDSFEQDVLKSDKPVLVDFWAAWCGPCRQIAPSLEAIASEYGDKIEIVKLNIDENPGTAAKYGVMSIPTLNVYQGGEVAKTIVGAKPKAAIVRDLEEFIAE from the coding sequence GTGGCCGGCACCCTGAAGAACGTGACCGACGACTCCTTCGAGCAGGACGTCCTGAAGAGCGACAAGCCTGTTCTGGTGGACTTCTGGGCCGCCTGGTGCGGTCCTTGCCGCCAGATCGCGCCGTCCCTTGAGGCCATCGCCTCCGAGTACGGCGACAAGATCGAGATCGTCAAGCTGAACATCGACGAGAACCCGGGTACGGCCGCCAAGTACGGCGTCATGTCCATCCCGACCCTGAACGTCTACCAGGGTGGCGAGGTCGCCAAGACCATCGTGGGCGCGAAGCCGAAGGCCGCGATCGTTCGCGACCTCGAGGAGTTCATCGCCGAGTGA
- a CDS encoding GNAT family N-acetyltransferase, which translates to MGRRLVPLTLDNLQDLPKRCRSCVFWELDPVSGEAAVKAGTAAPEKEAWISAVLLDWGSCGRVVYVDDVPVGFVLYAPPAYVPRSTAFPTSPVSPDAVQLITAFIVPGYQGQGLGRVMVQTVAKDLLRRGFKAIEAFGDARWKEPACVLPADHLLAVGFKTVRQHPAHPRLRLELRSTLSWKEDVELALDRLLGAVQKEPALRPL; encoded by the coding sequence ATGGGCCGCCGGCTCGTACCGCTCACGCTGGACAACCTCCAGGACCTGCCCAAGCGTTGTCGCTCGTGTGTCTTCTGGGAACTCGACCCAGTCAGCGGTGAGGCCGCGGTAAAGGCGGGCACAGCGGCTCCAGAGAAGGAAGCCTGGATCTCGGCGGTTCTGCTGGACTGGGGATCCTGCGGGCGGGTCGTCTACGTCGACGACGTGCCGGTGGGCTTCGTGCTCTACGCCCCGCCTGCCTATGTCCCTCGCTCCACGGCGTTTCCCACGAGTCCCGTCTCGCCTGATGCGGTGCAGCTGATCACCGCGTTCATCGTGCCGGGCTACCAAGGGCAGGGACTGGGCCGGGTCATGGTGCAGACGGTTGCCAAGGATCTGCTGCGGCGCGGGTTCAAGGCGATCGAGGCCTTTGGAGATGCGCGCTGGAAGGAACCCGCCTGTGTGCTGCCCGCTGATCATCTTCTGGCGGTCGGCTTCAAGACGGTCCGCCAGCACCCCGCCCATCCTCGGCTGAGGCTGGAACTGAGGTCGACGCTCTCCTGGAAGGAAGATGTCGAGCTGGCGCTGGACCGGCTTCTGGGTGCAGTGCAGAAGGAGCCGGCCTTGCGGCCGCTGTAG
- a CDS encoding ParB/RepB/Spo0J family partition protein: protein MSERRRGLGRGLGALIPAAPTEKSVAQAAAGNAASTSPAAVPVLPNDRGVAAAKVATLPTVSRETEEPVQPTAPTAPAAPIGAHFAEIPLDSITPNPRQPREVFDEDALHELITSIKEVGLLQPVVVRQVGPARYELIMGERRWRACREAGLEAIPAIVRATEDEKLLLDALLENLHRAQLNPLEEAAAYDQLLRDFSCTHDQLADRIGRSRPQVSNTLRLLKLSPAVQRRVAAGVLSAGHARALISVEDSEEQDRLAHRIVAEGLSVRAVEEIVTLMGSRPQKAQKPKGPRAGARVSPALSDLATRLSDRFETRVKVDLGQKKGKITVEFASMEDLERILGSLAPGEGRVLQKSLLEGDSGESES from the coding sequence GTGAGCGAGCGACGAAGGGGGCTGGGCCGTGGTCTCGGCGCACTGATCCCTGCTGCGCCGACGGAGAAGTCGGTGGCTCAGGCTGCGGCGGGGAACGCTGCTTCCACATCCCCTGCGGCAGTACCTGTCCTGCCGAACGATCGTGGGGTGGCCGCGGCGAAGGTAGCGACTCTGCCGACTGTTTCACGTGAAACAGAGGAGCCGGTGCAGCCGACCGCTCCCACCGCGCCTGCGGCGCCCATCGGTGCGCACTTCGCCGAGATCCCGCTCGACTCCATCACGCCGAACCCACGCCAGCCGCGTGAGGTATTCGACGAGGACGCGCTGCACGAGCTCATCACCTCCATCAAGGAAGTGGGTCTCCTCCAGCCGGTCGTCGTGCGGCAGGTGGGTCCTGCCCGCTACGAGCTCATCATGGGTGAGCGTCGGTGGCGCGCCTGCCGTGAGGCGGGGCTGGAGGCGATCCCGGCGATCGTGCGGGCCACAGAGGACGAGAAGCTCCTTCTGGACGCTCTTCTGGAGAACCTGCACCGTGCTCAGCTGAACCCCCTGGAAGAGGCAGCCGCCTACGACCAACTGCTGAGGGACTTCAGCTGCACGCATGACCAGCTGGCGGACCGTATTGGCCGGTCCCGGCCGCAGGTCTCCAACACCCTGCGTCTGCTGAAGCTCTCGCCGGCCGTGCAGCGTCGGGTCGCCGCCGGGGTGCTCTCCGCGGGCCACGCCCGGGCACTGATCTCCGTCGAGGATTCGGAGGAGCAGGACCGGCTGGCCCACCGCATCGTGGCCGAGGGCCTCTCGGTGCGAGCCGTCGAAGAGATCGTGACCCTGATGGGATCGCGACCCCAGAAGGCCCAGAAGCCCAAGGGCCCCCGTGCCGGTGCCCGGGTCTCTCCTGCGCTGTCCGACCTCGCCACGCGACTGTCCGACCGCTTCGAGACCCGCGTGAAGGTCGACCTGGGGCAGAAGAAGGGCAAGATCACCGTCGAGTTCGCCTCGATGGAGGACCTTGAGCGGATCCTCGGCTCACTCGCTCCTGGCGAAGGGCGGGTCCTGCAGAAGAGTCTTCTGGAGGGCGACTCCGGGGAGAGCGAGTCCTGA
- a CDS encoding ParA family protein, with amino-acid sequence MGGSVHCEPEVEESESLRSDANIAGPMTDPVPGPRTESMGADVSRETPPPMDDTPIGRAAQLAVEALGRAGEGLPRPEQTRIIVVANQKGGVGKTTTTVNLAASLALHGGRVLVVDLDPQGNASTALGIDHHAEVPSIYDVLVDSRPLSEVVQPVPDVEGLFCAPATIDLAGAEIELVSLVARESRLQRAIQAYEQPLDYILIDCPPSLGLLTVNALVAGQEVLIPIQCEYYALEGLGQLLRNVDLVRGHLNPALHVSTILLTMYDGRTRLASQVAEEVRTHFGEEVLRTSIPRSVRISEAPSYGQTVLTYDPGSSGALSYLEAAREIALKGVGISYDATHAHIGVQQNDPSMVEGIQ; translated from the coding sequence ATGGGAGGCTCTGTTCATTGCGAGCCTGAAGTCGAGGAGAGTGAATCCTTGCGGTCCGACGCCAACATCGCGGGACCGATGACCGATCCGGTCCCCGGTCCCCGTACCGAGTCGATGGGGGCGGATGTTTCACGTGAAACACCGCCTCCGATGGACGACACTCCCATCGGTCGTGCTGCCCAACTGGCGGTGGAGGCTCTGGGTCGTGCCGGCGAGGGCCTGCCACGGCCCGAGCAGACCCGAATCATCGTGGTCGCCAACCAGAAGGGTGGCGTGGGCAAGACGACGACGACCGTCAACCTTGCCGCTTCCCTGGCGCTGCACGGTGGCCGGGTCCTGGTGGTCGACCTCGACCCACAGGGCAATGCGTCCACGGCGCTGGGTATCGACCACCACGCTGAAGTTCCTTCCATCTACGACGTGTTGGTCGACAGCAGGCCGCTCTCCGAGGTGGTCCAGCCGGTCCCCGACGTCGAGGGCCTCTTCTGCGCTCCCGCCACGATCGATCTCGCCGGTGCGGAGATCGAGCTGGTGTCCCTGGTGGCACGGGAAAGCAGGCTGCAGCGTGCGATCCAGGCGTACGAGCAGCCGTTGGACTACATCCTCATCGACTGCCCGCCCTCCCTCGGTCTCCTGACGGTCAATGCGCTGGTGGCGGGCCAGGAAGTTCTGATCCCCATCCAGTGCGAGTACTACGCGCTGGAAGGCCTCGGGCAGCTGCTACGCAACGTCGACCTGGTGCGGGGGCACCTCAACCCCGCCCTTCATGTGTCGACCATTCTGCTCACCATGTACGACGGCCGGACGCGGCTCGCGTCACAGGTCGCGGAAGAGGTGCGCACTCACTTCGGTGAAGAGGTGCTGCGGACGAGCATCCCGCGCTCCGTCCGTATCTCGGAGGCGCCGAGTTATGGGCAGACGGTACTGACTTACGATCCTGGATCGAGTGGTGCCCTCTCCTACCTTGAGGCGGCACGAGAGATCGCGCTGAAGGGCGTCGGCATCAGCTATGACGCGACGCACGCCCATATCGGCGTACAGCAGAACGACCCGAGCATGGTGGAGGGCATTCAGTGA
- the rsmG gene encoding 16S rRNA (guanine(527)-N(7))-methyltransferase RsmG: MTEAAELPPAPEQAREVFGDRFADAVRYAELLAEAGVKRGLIGPREVPRLWERHLLNCAVLSEVVPDGVTVCDVGSGAGLPGIPLALVRTDLKITLLEPLLRRTNFLTEVVELLGLDHVTVMRGRAEEVMGKIQPVHVVTARAVAPLDRLATWGIPLLRPYGEMLALKGDTAEEELKSASTALSKLGAVETSILHVGEGVVDPMSTVVRVEVGESPGGVRFAAKRAKAARTGRTRRRR, from the coding sequence GTGACGGAGGCAGCGGAGCTTCCCCCCGCGCCCGAGCAGGCGCGTGAGGTGTTCGGTGATCGCTTCGCGGATGCGGTGCGGTACGCCGAGCTGCTTGCCGAGGCGGGCGTGAAGCGCGGTCTCATCGGCCCGCGGGAGGTGCCCCGCCTGTGGGAGCGGCACCTGCTGAACTGCGCGGTGCTTTCGGAGGTCGTGCCCGATGGCGTGACGGTGTGCGATGTCGGCTCTGGCGCCGGTCTTCCCGGCATTCCGCTGGCGCTGGTCCGCACCGACCTGAAGATCACGCTCCTGGAGCCGCTGCTGCGGCGCACCAACTTCCTCACTGAGGTCGTGGAGCTGCTGGGCCTGGACCATGTGACCGTCATGCGCGGCCGGGCCGAAGAGGTCATGGGGAAGATCCAGCCGGTCCACGTGGTGACGGCCCGGGCCGTCGCGCCGCTCGACCGGCTCGCGACCTGGGGTATCCCGCTGCTGAGGCCGTACGGGGAGATGCTCGCGCTCAAGGGAGACACCGCCGAAGAGGAGCTGAAGAGCGCCTCGACGGCGCTCAGCAAGCTGGGCGCGGTGGAGACCTCCATCCTGCATGTGGGTGAGGGCGTGGTGGATCCGATGTCCACCGTCGTACGGGTCGAGGTCGGGGAGAGCCCCGGCGGCGTGCGCTTCGCCGCGAAGCGCGCCAAGGCGGCTCGCACGGGGCGGACGCGCCGCCGACGTTGA
- a CDS encoding protein jag — protein MTEGTTSAAAEGADTLTRLEQEGEIAADYLEGLLDIADLDGDIDMDVEADRASVSIISDAGGRDLQKLVGRDGEVLEALQELTRLAVHRETGDRSRLMLDIAGYRAQKRSELSELGAKAAAEAKSSGEAVKLEPMTPFERKVVHDAVKAAGLRSESEGEEPQRFVVVLPA, from the coding sequence GTGACGGAAGGCACCACCTCCGCCGCTGCCGAGGGTGCAGACACCCTGACTCGCCTGGAGCAGGAAGGCGAGATCGCGGCGGACTACCTGGAGGGTCTGCTCGACATCGCCGACCTCGACGGCGATATCGACATGGACGTCGAGGCCGACCGCGCCTCCGTCTCGATCATCAGCGACGCGGGCGGCCGTGATCTGCAGAAGCTGGTCGGCCGTGACGGCGAGGTGCTGGAGGCGCTCCAGGAGCTCACTCGTCTGGCCGTGCACCGGGAGACCGGTGACCGCAGCCGCCTGATGCTGGACATCGCCGGCTACCGGGCGCAGAAGCGCTCGGAGCTGTCCGAGCTGGGCGCCAAGGCCGCCGCGGAGGCCAAGAGCAGCGGTGAGGCCGTCAAGCTGGAGCCGATGACGCCCTTCGAGCGCAAGGTCGTGCACGACGCGGTCAAGGCCGCGGGTCTGCGCAGCGAGTCCGAGGGCGAGGAGCCGCAGCGCTTCGTCGTCGTGCTGCCCGCCTGA
- the yidC gene encoding membrane protein insertase YidC: MDTIASLFSFITTPVSWVIVQFHTVYGAIFGPDTGWAWGLSIVSLVILIRICLIPLFVKQIKATRAMQTLQPEMKKIQERYKNDKQRQSEEMMKLYKETGTNPLSSCLPILAQSPFFFALYHVLNSIASNDTIGVINENLLQSAQKAHIVGAPLAVKFTDSSSKVEALGASLTDVRVVTAVMIVLMSASQFFTQRQLMTKNVDTTVKTPFMQQQKMLMYVFPVMFAVFGINFPVGVLVYWLTTNVWTMGQQMYVIRNNPTPGSKAQAEYLERLTKHVTQHDKVGKRRDRAIVKAIVAKGRDRNEFERKFINGLSKANLAAQADGTVIKSDTAAVAEAEDGTPITATGAAKRQQPKRQSKSQRQHGGTAGAKAAGENEPKTSLTKSDEPEDAKPAAAAKKGGAKPAGGTRSKAQSGQRKGPQRPKSPSKK, from the coding sequence GTGGACACGATTGCCAGCCTCTTCAGCTTCATCACCACACCCGTCTCCTGGGTCATCGTCCAGTTCCACACGGTGTACGGCGCCATCTTCGGCCCTGACACCGGGTGGGCCTGGGGCCTGTCGATCGTGTCCCTGGTGATCCTGATCCGTATCTGCCTGATCCCGCTCTTCGTGAAGCAGATCAAGGCCACCCGGGCGATGCAGACGCTCCAGCCCGAGATGAAGAAGATCCAGGAGCGCTACAAGAACGACAAGCAGCGTCAGTCCGAAGAGATGATGAAGCTGTACAAGGAGACGGGCACCAACCCGCTCTCCTCGTGCCTTCCCATCCTGGCGCAGTCCCCGTTCTTCTTCGCCCTGTACCACGTGCTCAACAGCATCGCGTCGAACGACACCATCGGTGTGATCAACGAGAACCTGCTGCAGAGCGCGCAGAAGGCGCACATCGTCGGCGCGCCCCTGGCGGTGAAGTTCACCGACAGCTCGTCGAAGGTGGAAGCGCTCGGCGCCTCGCTCACCGATGTGCGCGTGGTCACCGCCGTCATGATCGTCCTGATGTCGGCGTCGCAGTTCTTCACCCAGCGCCAGCTGATGACGAAGAACGTCGACACCACGGTGAAGACGCCGTTCATGCAGCAGCAGAAGATGCTGATGTACGTCTTCCCCGTCATGTTCGCCGTCTTCGGCATCAACTTCCCGGTCGGTGTCCTCGTCTACTGGCTGACCACCAACGTGTGGACCATGGGTCAGCAGATGTACGTCATCCGCAACAACCCGACCCCGGGTTCCAAGGCCCAGGCCGAGTACCTGGAGCGCCTGACCAAGCACGTCACGCAGCACGACAAGGTCGGCAAGCGTCGCGACCGGGCCATCGTCAAGGCCATCGTCGCCAAGGGCCGCGATCGCAACGAGTTCGAGCGCAAGTTCATCAACGGCCTGAGCAAGGCCAACCTCGCCGCCCAGGCCGACGGCACCGTGATCAAGAGCGACACCGCGGCAGTGGCCGAGGCCGAGGACGGCACGCCGATCACCGCCACCGGTGCTGCCAAGCGCCAGCAGCCGAAGCGGCAGAGCAAGTCGCAGCGTCAGCACGGCGGAACCGCCGGTGCCAAGGCGGCGGGTGAGAACGAGCCGAAGACGTCGCTGACGAAGTCCGACGAGCCCGAGGACGCCAAGCCCGCCGCCGCTGCCAAGAAGGGCGGCGCGAAGCCCGCCGGCGGCACCCGCAGCAAGGCCCAGTCCGGACAGCGCAAGGGTCCGCAGCGGCCCAAGTCCCCGTCCAAGAAGTAA
- the yidD gene encoding membrane protein insertion efficiency factor YidD produces MKYPLLALIKLYQWTISPLLGPVCKYYPSCSHYGYTAIDRHGAIKGTALTAWRILRCNPWSLGGVDHVPPRKRPRWHEMLRNAWRARKGGPSAAGPATEGQTSPTSPSSPSSPAAETPSHAQGA; encoded by the coding sequence ATGAAGTACCCGCTGCTGGCTCTGATCAAGCTCTACCAGTGGACGATCAGTCCGCTGCTCGGGCCGGTCTGCAAGTACTACCCCTCGTGCTCCCACTACGGCTACACGGCCATCGACCGGCATGGTGCCATCAAGGGAACGGCACTCACGGCATGGCGCATCCTGCGGTGCAATCCGTGGTCGCTGGGCGGTGTGGACCATGTCCCGCCGCGCAAGCGCCCGCGGTGGCACGAAATGCTGCGTAACGCGTGGCGCGCACGCAAGGGCGGGCCCTCCGCCGCCGGACCGGCCACCGAGGGACAGACTTCTCCCACAAGTCCGTCGAGTCCTTCGAGCCCGGCCGCAGAGACACCGTCCCATGCCCAAGGAGCATGA
- the rnpA gene encoding ribonuclease P protein component: MLPTEHRLRRREDFATAVRRGRRAGRPFLVVHLRSGSTDPHAPGESAPPTRAGFVVSKAVGGAVVRNKVKRRLRHLMRERVAQLPPGSLVVVRALPGSGDADHAQLARDLDAALQRLLGGGAR; encoded by the coding sequence GTGCTGCCTACCGAGCATCGGCTGAGGCGGCGCGAGGACTTCGCGACCGCGGTACGACGAGGACGCCGGGCCGGACGCCCGTTCCTCGTCGTCCACCTACGGAGCGGTTCCACGGACCCGCACGCGCCTGGGGAGAGCGCTCCCCCGACGCGTGCGGGTTTCGTCGTGAGCAAGGCAGTGGGTGGCGCGGTCGTGCGGAACAAAGTGAAGCGCAGGCTTCGCCACCTGATGCGCGAGCGAGTTGCCCAGCTGCCCCCCGGTAGCCTGGTAGTCGTACGAGCGCTGCCCGGATCGGGCGACGCCGACCATGCACAGCTGGCCCGAGACCTGGATGCCGCTCTCCAGCGGTTGCTGGGAGGGGGCGCGCGATGA
- the rpmH gene encoding 50S ribosomal protein L34, which yields MSKRTFQPNNRRRAKTHGFRLRMRTRAGRAILANRRSKGRASLSA from the coding sequence GTGAGCAAGCGCACCTTCCAGCCGAACAACCGTCGTCGCGCGAAGACCCACGGCTTCCGCCTGCGGATGCGTACCCGTGCCGGTCGCGCGATTCTCGCGAACCGTCGCAGCAAGGGTCGCGCCAGCCTGTCCGCCTGA
- the dnaA gene encoding chromosomal replication initiator protein DnaA, with protein sequence MADVPADLAAVWPRVLEQLLGEGRSQGVEGKDEHWIRRCQPLALVADTALLAVPNEFAKGVLEGRLAPIVSETLSRECGRPIRIAITVDDSAGEPPATPAPPSRPQQRYEEPELPAARQDRDGYDRPERDAYDRKDRDGYDRPERDGYDRPDRDAYDRQDRQDRQDRQDRDGYEGYGRHRADQLPGPAGDQLPPTRADQLPTARPAYPSEYQRPEPGSWPRPSQQDEYGWQQQRLGFPERDPYASRGQDAYGSQDSYGSSSQDYRPQPMERPSYEQPRSDYDAPRPDYDQRDPVRRELPEPPAGSGHVHRGGPVGPNLPTTGAPGPLAAQPAPATGPGEPTARLNPKYLFDTFVIGASNRFAHAAAVAVAEAPAKAYNPLFIYGESGLGKTHLLHAIGHYARSLYPGTRVRYVSSEEFTNEFINSIRDGKGDSFRKRYREMDILLVDDIQFLADKESTQEEFFHTFNTLHNANKQIVLSSDRPPKQLVTLEDRLRNRFEWGLITDVQPPELETRIAILRKKAVQEQLNAPPEVLEFIASRISRNIRELEGALIRVTAFASLNRQPVDLGLTEIVLKDLIPGGDDSAPEITSTAIMGATADYFGLTVEDLCGTSRGRALVTARQIAMYLCRELTDLSLPKIGALFGGRDHTTVMHADRKIRNLMAERRSIYNQVTELTNRIKNG encoded by the coding sequence GTGGCTGACGTACCTGCCGATCTTGCCGCAGTGTGGCCACGCGTATTGGAGCAGCTCCTCGGGGAGGGCCGCAGCCAAGGGGTCGAAGGGAAGGACGAGCACTGGATCCGGCGCTGCCAGCCCCTCGCACTGGTCGCAGACACCGCCCTGCTCGCCGTACCGAACGAATTCGCCAAGGGCGTACTGGAGGGCCGGCTGGCGCCGATCGTCAGCGAGACACTGAGCCGCGAGTGCGGCCGCCCCATCCGGATCGCGATCACCGTCGACGACTCCGCCGGCGAGCCCCCCGCCACGCCGGCACCCCCGTCCCGCCCCCAGCAGCGCTACGAGGAGCCCGAGCTCCCGGCCGCACGCCAGGACCGCGACGGATACGACCGCCCCGAGCGCGACGCCTATGACCGCAAGGACCGCGACGGCTACGACCGGCCGGAACGTGACGGATACGACCGCCCCGACCGTGACGCCTATGACCGCCAGGACCGCCAGGACCGTCAGGACCGTCAGGACCGCGACGGATACGAGGGGTACGGCCGCCACCGCGCCGACCAGCTGCCCGGACCGGCCGGTGACCAGCTTCCGCCTACGCGCGCAGATCAACTTCCCACGGCCCGTCCCGCGTACCCGTCCGAGTACCAGCGGCCCGAGCCGGGCTCCTGGCCCCGGCCGTCGCAACAAGACGAGTACGGCTGGCAGCAGCAGCGCCTCGGCTTCCCCGAGCGTGACCCGTACGCGTCACGCGGGCAGGACGCGTACGGCTCCCAGGACTCCTACGGCTCCTCCTCGCAGGACTACCGTCCCCAACCCATGGAGCGCCCCTCCTACGAGCAGCCCCGCTCCGACTACGACGCGCCACGCCCCGATTACGATCAGCGCGACCCGGTGCGCCGGGAGCTGCCCGAGCCGCCGGCCGGCTCCGGGCACGTGCACCGGGGCGGCCCGGTCGGCCCGAACCTGCCGACGACAGGCGCGCCCGGCCCACTGGCCGCGCAGCCCGCGCCGGCGACCGGCCCCGGTGAGCCCACCGCGCGTCTGAACCCGAAGTACCTCTTCGACACGTTCGTGATCGGCGCCTCCAACCGCTTCGCCCACGCGGCCGCGGTCGCTGTGGCAGAGGCACCGGCGAAGGCGTACAACCCCTTGTTCATCTACGGGGAGTCCGGGCTCGGCAAGACGCACCTGCTGCACGCGATCGGGCACTACGCGCGCAGCCTCTACCCGGGCACGCGGGTGCGGTACGTGAGCTCGGAGGAGTTCACCAACGAGTTCATCAACTCCATCCGCGACGGCAAGGGCGACAGCTTCCGCAAGCGGTACCGCGAGATGGACATCCTGCTCGTCGACGACATCCAGTTCCTGGCGGACAAGGAGTCGACGCAGGAGGAGTTCTTCCACACCTTCAACACGCTCCACAACGCCAACAAGCAGATCGTGCTGTCCTCCGACCGGCCGCCGAAGCAGCTGGTGACACTGGAGGACCGGCTGCGGAACCGTTTCGAGTGGGGGCTGATCACGGACGTCCAGCCGCCCGAGCTGGAGACGCGGATCGCGATCCTCCGCAAGAAGGCAGTGCAGGAGCAGCTGAACGCGCCGCCAGAGGTGCTGGAGTTCATCGCATCCCGGATCTCGCGCAACATCCGCGAGCTGGAAGGCGCCCTGATCCGGGTCACGGCGTTCGCCTCGCTCAACCGGCAGCCGGTGGACCTGGGCCTGACGGAGATCGTCCTCAAGGACCTCATCCCCGGCGGCGACGATTCCGCGCCCGAGATCACCTCGACTGCCATCATGGGCGCGACGGCGGACTACTTCGGGCTGACCGTCGAGGACCTGTGCGGCACCTCGCGCGGCCGCGCCCTCGTCACCGCCCGTCAGATCGCCATGTACCTGTGCCGTGAGCTGACGGACCTGTCGCTGCCGAAGATCGGCGCGCTGTTCGGCGGCCGCGACCACACCACGGTGATGCACGCGGACCGCAAGATCCGCAATCTGATGGCCGAGCGCCGCTCCATCTACAACCAGGTCACCGAGCTGACCAACCGCATCAAGAACGGCTGA